Proteins encoded together in one Streptomyces umbrinus window:
- a CDS encoding prolyl oligopeptidase family serine peptidase, which yields MGDIVQTLAYGSWPSPIDASLAAAHDGHPDFVGFVGDEVWWTEPRPTEGGRRALVRRRADGTEESVLPAPWNVRSRVMEYGGHPWAGAVGDDGPLVVFVNFADQRLYAYEPARPDKEPRPLTPVSLVGGGLRWVDPQMHPELGEVWCVLEEFTGDGPTDVRRVVAAVPLDGSAAQDQDAVRELTDGQHRFVTGPRISPDGRRAVWLAWDHPRMPWDGTELMVADVGPDGTLRGTRKAAGGPDEAIAQADWSADGTLLYASDRSGWWNLYRDGEAICTREEEFAGPLWTVGRRWFAPLESGLIAVVHGRGAAALGILDPETGEVVDAAGPWTEYAATLAADGSRVAAVAASPRSAYEVVELDARTGRARVIGAPHDDPVDPAYYPEPQIRTFSGPAGREIHAHIYPPHHPGHVAPGDELPPYVVWAHGGPTGRAPLVLDLQIAYFTSRGIGVAEVNYGGSTGYGREYRNRLREQWGVVDVEDCAAVALALAEEGTADRDRLAVRGGSAGGWTTAASLVSTDVYACGTIIYPILDLAGWGAGETHDFESQYLETLVGPLAEVPGRYAERSPTEHADRVTVPFLLLQGLDDVICPPAQCERFLARLEERARPLPHAYIAFEGEGHGFRRADTMVRALEAELSLYAQVFGLNPPGVPTLELAK from the coding sequence ATGGGGGACATCGTGCAGACCCTGGCCTACGGTTCCTGGCCCTCGCCCATCGACGCGTCGCTCGCCGCCGCGCACGACGGACACCCCGACTTCGTCGGCTTCGTCGGCGACGAGGTCTGGTGGACCGAGCCCCGGCCCACCGAGGGCGGTCGCCGTGCTCTCGTGCGCCGCCGCGCCGACGGCACCGAGGAATCGGTACTGCCCGCCCCCTGGAACGTGCGCAGCCGTGTCATGGAGTACGGCGGACACCCCTGGGCCGGGGCGGTCGGCGACGACGGCCCGCTGGTGGTGTTCGTCAACTTCGCCGACCAGCGGCTGTACGCGTACGAGCCCGCCCGCCCCGACAAGGAGCCGCGCCCCCTGACTCCCGTGTCGCTGGTGGGCGGCGGACTGCGCTGGGTGGACCCGCAGATGCATCCCGAACTCGGCGAGGTCTGGTGCGTACTGGAGGAGTTCACCGGCGACGGGCCGACCGACGTGCGCCGGGTCGTCGCCGCGGTGCCGCTGGACGGGTCGGCCGCGCAGGACCAGGACGCGGTGCGTGAACTCACCGACGGGCAGCACCGGTTCGTCACCGGGCCGCGCATCTCGCCCGACGGACGGCGCGCGGTCTGGCTGGCCTGGGACCACCCGCGGATGCCGTGGGACGGGACCGAACTGATGGTGGCCGACGTCGGCCCAGACGGGACGCTGCGGGGGACCCGGAAGGCCGCCGGCGGCCCGGACGAGGCGATCGCCCAGGCCGACTGGTCCGCCGACGGCACCCTGCTGTACGCGAGCGACCGCTCCGGCTGGTGGAACCTCTACCGCGACGGTGAGGCGATCTGCACGCGCGAGGAGGAGTTCGCCGGGCCGCTGTGGACGGTCGGGCGCCGCTGGTTCGCGCCCCTGGAGAGCGGACTGATCGCCGTCGTGCACGGCCGGGGCGCCGCCGCGCTCGGCATCCTCGACCCGGAGACCGGCGAGGTCGTCGACGCGGCCGGACCCTGGACCGAGTACGCGGCCACGCTCGCCGCCGACGGCAGCAGGGTCGCCGCCGTCGCGGCCAGCCCGCGCAGCGCCTACGAGGTCGTCGAACTGGACGCCCGTACCGGCAGGGCGCGAGTCATCGGCGCCCCTCACGACGACCCGGTGGACCCCGCGTACTACCCGGAACCGCAGATCCGCACGTTCAGCGGGCCCGCCGGGCGGGAGATCCACGCGCACATCTACCCGCCGCACCACCCCGGCCATGTCGCCCCCGGCGACGAACTCCCGCCGTACGTCGTGTGGGCGCACGGCGGCCCCACCGGCCGCGCCCCGCTCGTCCTCGACCTGCAGATCGCGTACTTCACCTCGCGGGGCATCGGGGTCGCCGAGGTCAACTACGGCGGATCCACCGGGTACGGCCGCGAGTACCGCAACCGGCTGCGCGAGCAGTGGGGTGTCGTGGACGTCGAGGACTGCGCGGCCGTCGCGCTCGCCCTCGCCGAGGAGGGGACCGCCGACCGCGACCGGCTCGCCGTCCGCGGCGGCAGCGCGGGCGGCTGGACCACGGCCGCGTCCCTGGTGAGCACCGACGTGTATGCCTGCGGGACGATCATCTACCCCATCCTCGACCTGGCGGGCTGGGGCGCGGGCGAGACCCACGACTTCGAGTCCCAGTACCTGGAGACCCTGGTCGGACCGCTCGCGGAGGTCCCCGGCCGGTACGCCGAGCGCTCGCCCACCGAGCACGCCGACCGCGTCACCGTGCCCTTCCTGCTCCTCCAGGGCCTCGACGACGTCATCTGCCCGCCCGCGCAGTGCGAGCGGTTCCTGGCCAGGCTGGAGGAGCGGGCACGACCGCTGCCGCACGCCTACATCGCCTTCGAGGGCGAGGGCCACGGCTTTCGGCGGGCCGACACGATGGTGCGGGCCCTGGAGGCCGAACTCTCCCTGTACGCCCAGGTGTTCGGCCTGAATCCGCCAGGCGTCCCCACTCTGGAGCTCGCCAAGTGA
- a CDS encoding M20/M25/M40 family metallo-hydrolase, producing MADNKSATDEHAARDGAVDGQALDEVVRFTSDLIRIDTTNRGGGDCQERPAAEYAAALLSEAGLEPTLLERTKGRANVVARLEGTDPSADALLVHGHLDVVPAQAEDWSVHPFSGEVRDGVVWGRGAVDMKNMDAMILAVVRQWARSGVRPRRDLVIAFTADEEASAEDGSGFLADEHPGLFEGCTEGISESGAFTFHDGSGRELYPVAAGERGTGWLKLTARGRAGHGSKVNRENSVTRLAAAIARIGAHEWPVRLTPTVRAALTEMAAVYGIAPDLDDVDVLLHKLGPAASLVEATVRNSANPTMLNAGYKVNVIPGEAVAYVDGRYLPGTEDEFRATLDRLTGPDVEWEFHHREVALQAPVDSTTYANMRAAVEEFAPEGHVVPYCMSGGTDAKQFSRLGITGYGFAPLKLPPGFDYQALFHGVDERVPVEALHFGVRVLDRFLRTA from the coding sequence ATGGCTGACAACAAGAGCGCGACCGACGAGCACGCGGCCAGGGACGGGGCGGTCGACGGGCAGGCCCTCGACGAGGTCGTCCGGTTCACCTCCGATCTCATCCGGATCGACACGACGAACCGCGGCGGCGGGGACTGCCAGGAGCGGCCGGCAGCCGAGTACGCGGCCGCGCTGCTCTCCGAGGCGGGCCTGGAGCCGACACTCCTGGAGCGCACGAAGGGGCGGGCGAACGTCGTCGCGCGCCTGGAGGGCACCGACCCGTCCGCCGACGCGCTGCTCGTCCACGGTCACCTGGACGTCGTACCGGCGCAGGCGGAGGACTGGAGCGTGCACCCGTTCTCCGGGGAGGTCCGCGACGGGGTCGTCTGGGGCCGGGGCGCGGTCGACATGAAGAACATGGACGCGATGATCCTCGCGGTCGTACGGCAGTGGGCCCGCTCCGGCGTGCGCCCCCGGCGCGACCTCGTGATCGCCTTCACCGCGGACGAGGAGGCGAGCGCCGAGGACGGCTCGGGCTTCCTCGCCGACGAGCATCCGGGGCTCTTCGAGGGGTGCACCGAGGGCATCAGCGAGTCCGGCGCCTTCACCTTCCACGACGGCTCCGGCCGGGAGCTGTACCCCGTCGCGGCGGGCGAGCGCGGCACCGGCTGGCTGAAGCTCACCGCACGTGGCCGGGCCGGTCACGGCTCCAAGGTGAACCGGGAGAACTCCGTGACCCGGCTGGCCGCCGCGATCGCGCGGATCGGCGCCCACGAGTGGCCCGTACGGCTCACCCCGACGGTCCGCGCCGCGCTCACCGAGATGGCCGCGGTGTACGGAATCGCGCCCGACCTCGACGATGTGGATGTTCTGCTGCACAAGCTCGGCCCTGCCGCCTCGCTCGTCGAGGCCACCGTGCGCAACAGCGCCAACCCGACCATGCTGAACGCCGGTTACAAGGTCAACGTCATTCCCGGGGAGGCCGTCGCCTACGTGGACGGACGCTATCTGCCCGGCACCGAGGACGAGTTCCGCGCGACCCTTGACCGGCTCACCGGTCCGGACGTGGAGTGGGAGTTCCACCACCGTGAGGTGGCCCTGCAGGCACCGGTGGACTCGACGACGTACGCCAACATGCGTGCCGCCGTGGAGGAGTTCGCGCCCGAGGGGCATGTCGTGCCGTACTGCATGTCGGGCGGCACGGACGCCAAGCAGTTCTCGCGCCTCGGCATCACCGGATACGGATTCGCGCCGCTGAAGCTCCCGCCGGGCTTCGACTACCAGGCCCTCTTCCACGGGGTCGACGAACGCGTGCCCGTGGAGGCGCTGCACTTCGGCGTCCGGGTACTCGACCGCTTTCTGCGCACGGCCTAG
- a CDS encoding M55 family metallopeptidase has protein sequence MAKILISADMEGATGVTWPADVLPGTPQWERCRSMFTSDVNAAVLGFLDGGADEVLINEAHWTMRNLLLEQLDERAQMLTGRHKSLSMVEGVQHGDVDGIAFVGYHAGAGMEGVLAHTYLANSITGVWINDVRASEGLLNAHVVAEYGVPVVLVTGDDVACEDALGYAPEALKVAVKDHVSRYAAVCRTPARTAADIRAAAKEATRLAVRHEPVEGGPFTVALEFDAEHLAMAATVVPGVERAGERKAAYTSPTMYEGIRTFKAVTTIVSAAVEETYG, from the coding sequence ATGGCAAAGATCCTCATCAGCGCCGACATGGAGGGCGCCACCGGGGTGACCTGGCCGGCCGACGTACTGCCGGGCACACCGCAGTGGGAGCGGTGCCGGTCGATGTTCACCTCGGACGTGAACGCGGCCGTCCTCGGCTTCCTCGACGGCGGTGCCGACGAGGTCCTCATCAACGAGGCCCACTGGACCATGCGCAACCTGCTCCTGGAGCAGCTCGACGAACGGGCGCAGATGCTCACCGGGCGGCACAAGTCGCTGTCCATGGTGGAGGGCGTGCAGCACGGCGACGTCGACGGCATCGCGTTCGTCGGCTACCACGCGGGAGCGGGCATGGAGGGCGTCCTCGCCCACACCTACCTCGCCAACTCGATCACCGGCGTCTGGATCAACGACGTACGCGCCAGCGAGGGCCTGCTCAACGCGCATGTCGTCGCCGAGTACGGCGTCCCCGTCGTCCTCGTCACCGGCGACGACGTGGCCTGCGAGGACGCGCTGGGCTACGCCCCCGAGGCACTGAAGGTCGCCGTCAAGGACCATGTCTCGCGGTACGCGGCCGTGTGCCGCACACCGGCGCGTACGGCAGCGGACATCCGCGCCGCCGCCAAGGAGGCCACGCGGCTCGCGGTGCGGCACGAGCCCGTGGAGGGCGGCCCGTTCACCGTGGCCCTGGAGTTCGACGCCGAGCACCTTGCGATGGCGGCCACCGTCGTCCCGGGTGTCGAGCGCGCCGGGGAGCGGAAGGCCGCGTACACCAGCCCGACCATGTACGAGGGGATTCGTACCTTCAAGGCGGTCACCACGATCGTCTCGGCCGCCGTGGAGGAGACCTATGGCTGA
- a CDS encoding immune inhibitor A domain-containing protein, with product MSKRIRRSPLLRRSAFLPRSPRLRGSLVAAVAAVAVAAPAVHAQGASAAVASPETEAAAEAPDHDLLSKRGERTQRARALALAKVAAGRATPETRGSSQRIEYREGSYAETARTADRIFVLPVEFSDYTHNRTPEPDRATDNATVWTRDYSRAYYQRQIFGTADLAAGDTLRSYFRRQSSGVYSITGTVHDWTRVDHPLAHYGTDACRKNGVAVSTYYCNEQLVTDGLNKWYEDQRATGRTAASLAKYLATYDTWDRNDHDRDGIFNEPDGYLDRVMLTFAGESQANGGGVNGTDAIGSHRGSVSYLQSGAGKLGPANGNRDGGSQVGDSGIWVNDYTMTNENRGLGTLAHEYGHDLGLPDLYDTSGGENSTGFWSVMSHGSLLSNEAELSAHPADLGAWAKLRLGWLDHATANVGTPSTVVLNPLSVDSSTQGKEALLVTLPADADGNARYYVVENRQYVGEDRYLKSGPFQLGWRSTLPRLKERLHYESGTLIWYWNTKYRDNRTKANGGHGQILPVDAHAEPALDTSGAVIRGRLQTYDAPFGRRPTAPLTFHQNGVETTIPSRPGVPVLAGPDGTTITVDEEYADGRVKVSVGSSG from the coding sequence TTGAGCAAGCGCATCCGCAGGTCTCCGCTCCTCCGCAGATCCGCGTTCCTCCCCAGATCCCCGCGCCTGCGCGGATCCCTGGTCGCCGCAGTCGCTGCCGTCGCCGTGGCCGCGCCGGCCGTCCACGCCCAGGGCGCCTCCGCCGCGGTCGCCTCCCCCGAGACCGAGGCCGCCGCGGAGGCCCCCGACCACGATCTGCTCAGCAAGCGGGGCGAGCGGACCCAGCGCGCCCGGGCCCTGGCCCTCGCCAAGGTCGCCGCCGGACGGGCGACCCCTGAGACGCGCGGCTCCTCGCAGCGCATCGAGTACCGCGAGGGCTCGTACGCGGAGACGGCCCGCACCGCGGACCGGATCTTCGTGCTGCCGGTGGAGTTCAGCGACTACACGCACAACCGGACCCCCGAACCCGACCGCGCCACCGACAACGCCACGGTGTGGACCCGGGACTACAGCCGGGCCTACTACCAGCGGCAGATCTTCGGCACGGCGGACCTGGCCGCGGGCGACACCCTCAGGTCGTACTTCCGGCGCCAGTCCAGCGGCGTCTACTCGATCACCGGCACCGTTCACGACTGGACCCGCGTCGACCACCCCCTCGCGCACTACGGCACCGACGCCTGCCGGAAGAACGGCGTCGCCGTCTCGACGTACTACTGCAACGAGCAGCTCGTCACCGACGGCCTGAACAAGTGGTACGAGGACCAGCGCGCGACGGGCCGTACCGCCGCCTCGCTGGCCAAGTACCTTGCCACGTACGACACCTGGGACCGCAACGACCACGACCGGGACGGGATCTTCAACGAACCCGACGGTTATCTCGACCGCGTGATGCTGACGTTCGCGGGGGAGTCGCAGGCCAACGGCGGTGGCGTCAACGGCACCGATGCCATCGGCTCCCACCGCGGCTCCGTCAGCTATCTCCAGTCCGGTGCGGGCAAGTTGGGCCCCGCCAACGGAAACCGCGACGGCGGCAGCCAGGTCGGCGACTCGGGCATCTGGGTCAACGACTACACGATGACCAACGAGAACAGGGGACTTGGCACACTGGCCCACGAGTACGGCCACGACCTGGGTCTGCCCGATCTGTACGACACCTCCGGCGGCGAGAACTCGACCGGCTTCTGGTCGGTCATGTCGCACGGCTCACTGCTCTCGAACGAGGCCGAACTGTCTGCCCATCCTGCCGACTTGGGCGCGTGGGCCAAACTGCGGCTCGGCTGGCTCGACCATGCGACGGCGAACGTCGGCACCCCCTCGACCGTCGTCCTGAACCCGCTGTCGGTCGACTCCTCCACACAGGGCAAGGAAGCCCTTCTGGTGACGCTCCCCGCTGACGCTGACGGTAACGCGCGCTACTACGTCGTCGAGAACCGGCAGTACGTCGGAGAGGACAGGTACCTCAAGTCCGGTCCTTTCCAGCTCGGTTGGCGCTCCACGCTGCCCAGGCTCAAGGAACGGCTGCACTACGAGAGCGGCACGCTGATCTGGTACTGGAACACCAAGTACCGGGACAACAGGACCAAGGCGAACGGCGGCCACGGTCAGATCCTGCCCGTCGACGCACACGCCGAGCCCGCCCTGGACACCTCCGGGGCCGTGATCCGGGGCCGCCTCCAGACGTACGACGCTCCCTTCGGCCGCCGGCCGACCGCGCCGCTCACCTTCCACCAGAACGGCGTGGAGACGACGATCCCGTCCCGGCCGGGCGTCCCGGTCCTTGCGGGACCCGACGGCACCACGATCACCGTGGACGAGGAGTACGCCGACGGCCGAGTGAAGGTTTCGGTCGGTTCGTCCGGCTGA
- a CDS encoding GntR family transcriptional regulator: MPAQRASAPALPSLGGKKPSYRERVADALRAALIAGELRPGEVYSAPALAARFGVSATPVREAMLDLAKEGLVDTVPNKGFRVTAVSEKQLDEYTHIRSLIEIPTTVSLAATADPVALEALRPAAQESVTAAATGDLIAHVEADMRFHLGLLALAGNDHLVEVVRDLRKRSRLYGLHALVKAGRLEASAAEHLDILDALIARDEGAVRAVMTRHLGHVRGLWAAE, translated from the coding sequence ATGCCCGCCCAGCGCGCCAGCGCCCCCGCCCTGCCCTCGCTGGGCGGCAAGAAGCCCAGCTACCGCGAGCGTGTCGCGGACGCGCTGCGGGCCGCCCTCATCGCCGGGGAACTGCGTCCGGGCGAGGTGTACTCCGCACCGGCCCTCGCCGCCCGCTTCGGTGTCTCGGCCACACCCGTCCGCGAGGCCATGCTCGACCTCGCCAAGGAGGGCCTGGTCGACACCGTGCCGAACAAGGGTTTCCGGGTCACCGCCGTCTCCGAGAAGCAGCTCGACGAGTACACGCACATCCGCTCGCTCATCGAGATCCCCACGACCGTGTCGCTCGCCGCCACCGCCGACCCCGTCGCCCTGGAGGCACTGCGCCCGGCCGCCCAGGAGAGTGTCACCGCGGCCGCGACCGGTGACCTCATCGCGCACGTCGAGGCGGACATGCGCTTCCACCTCGGCCTCCTCGCCCTCGCGGGCAACGACCACCTGGTCGAGGTGGTCCGCGACCTCCGCAAGCGCTCCCGCCTCTACGGCCTGCACGCGCTGGTGAAGGCGGGCCGCCTGGAGGCCTCCGCCGCGGAGCACCTGGACATCCTCGACGCGCTCATCGCCCGCGACGAGGGGGCGGTACGGGCCGTCATGACCCGCCACCTCGGACACGTACGGGGGTTGTGGGCGGCCGAGTGA
- a CDS encoding proline racemase family protein — protein sequence MRSKLVLHAVDSHTEGMPTRVITGGIGTVPGATMNERRLYFREHRDDIKQLLMNEPRGHSAMSGAILQPPTRPDCDYGVIYIEVSGYLPMCGHGTIGVATVLVETGMVEVVEPVTTIRLDTPAGLVVAEVAVEDGAAKAVTLRNVPSFSVALDRKIQLADGRTVTYDLAYGGNFYAILPLDQFGLPFDRARKDDILAAGLSLMDAINAEGEPVHPEDPSIRGCHHVQLTAPGSTARHSRHAMAIHPGWFDRSPCGTGTSARMAQLHARGELPLNTEFLNESFIGTHFTGRLLDTTEVAGIPAVLPSFTGRAWVTGTAQYLLDPTDPFPAGFVL from the coding sequence ATGCGCAGCAAACTCGTCCTGCACGCCGTCGACTCGCACACCGAGGGCATGCCGACCCGTGTGATCACCGGAGGCATCGGCACGGTCCCGGGCGCGACCATGAACGAGCGGCGGCTGTACTTCCGTGAACACCGTGACGACATCAAGCAGTTGCTGATGAACGAGCCGCGCGGCCACTCGGCGATGAGCGGTGCGATCCTCCAGCCGCCGACCCGTCCCGACTGCGACTACGGCGTCATCTACATCGAGGTGTCGGGCTATCTCCCGATGTGCGGGCACGGGACCATCGGGGTCGCGACCGTCCTCGTGGAGACCGGCATGGTCGAGGTCGTCGAGCCGGTGACCACCATCCGCCTCGACACCCCGGCGGGGCTCGTCGTCGCCGAGGTGGCGGTGGAGGACGGCGCGGCCAAGGCGGTCACGCTCAGGAACGTGCCATCCTTCTCCGTCGCCCTGGACCGCAAGATCCAGCTCGCCGACGGGCGGACGGTGACCTACGACCTGGCGTACGGTGGAAACTTCTACGCGATCCTGCCGCTCGACCAGTTCGGGCTGCCCTTCGACCGGGCCCGCAAGGACGACATCCTCGCGGCCGGGCTCTCGCTGATGGACGCCATCAACGCCGAGGGGGAGCCCGTCCACCCCGAGGATCCGTCCATCCGGGGCTGTCACCATGTGCAGCTCACCGCCCCGGGCTCGACGGCCCGGCACTCGCGGCACGCGATGGCCATCCACCCCGGCTGGTTCGACCGCTCACCCTGCGGCACGGGCACCTCCGCGCGCATGGCGCAGCTGCACGCACGCGGCGAACTCCCCCTGAACACCGAGTTCTTGAACGAGTCCTTCATCGGTACCCACTTCACCGGCCGGCTCCTCGACACCACCGAGGTCGCCGGGATCCCGGCCGTCCTGCCAAGCTTCACCGGGCGTGCCTGGGTGACCGGCACGGCCCAGTATCTGCTCGACCCCACCGACCCGTTCCCGGCGGGCTTCGTCCTCTGA
- a CDS encoding dihydrodipicolinate synthase family protein — MGPLMTDGNVNDNRPWHGVLVATALPLNDDLSVNLDKYTDHCTWLVENGCDGVVPNGSLGEYQVLTPQERAKVVETAVVAIGGRRVMPGVAAYGSAEARRWAEQARDAGCASVMLLPPNAYRADERSVLAHYAEVAKAGVPIVAYNNPIDTKVDLVPELLAKLHGEGYIHGVKEFSGDVRRAYRIAELAPELDLLIGADDVLLELAVAGAKGWVAGYPNALPSASVALYRAAVAGDLDTAGKLYRQLHPLLRWDSKTEFVQAIKLSMDIVGRHGGPVRAPRVPLLPEQEQAVREATERAVAAGLA; from the coding sequence ATGGGACCCCTCATGACCGACGGCAACGTCAACGACAACCGTCCCTGGCACGGCGTCCTCGTCGCCACCGCCCTCCCGCTCAACGACGACCTCTCCGTCAACCTCGACAAGTACACGGACCACTGCACGTGGCTCGTCGAGAACGGCTGCGACGGGGTCGTACCGAACGGCTCGCTCGGCGAGTACCAGGTGCTCACCCCGCAGGAGCGGGCCAAGGTCGTGGAGACCGCCGTGGTCGCGATCGGTGGGCGGCGCGTGATGCCGGGCGTGGCTGCGTACGGATCCGCCGAGGCCCGCCGCTGGGCCGAGCAGGCACGCGACGCGGGCTGCGCCTCCGTGATGCTGCTGCCTCCGAACGCGTACCGCGCCGACGAGCGCTCGGTCCTCGCCCACTACGCGGAGGTGGCCAAGGCGGGCGTGCCGATCGTCGCGTACAACAACCCCATCGACACCAAGGTCGACCTCGTGCCCGAGCTGCTCGCGAAGCTGCACGGCGAGGGGTACATCCACGGGGTCAAGGAGTTCTCCGGTGACGTACGCCGCGCCTACCGCATCGCCGAACTCGCCCCGGAACTCGACCTGTTGATCGGCGCCGACGACGTGCTGCTGGAACTGGCGGTCGCGGGGGCCAAGGGCTGGGTGGCCGGCTACCCGAACGCGCTGCCCTCCGCGTCCGTCGCGCTGTACCGCGCCGCCGTCGCGGGAGATCTGGACACCGCGGGCAAGCTCTACCGCCAGCTGCACCCCTTGCTGCGCTGGGACTCGAAGACCGAGTTCGTGCAGGCCATCAAGTTGTCGATGGACATCGTGGGGCGGCACGGCGGTCCGGTACGTGCGCCGCGCGTGCCGCTCCTTCCCGAGCAGGAGCAGGCCGTGCGCGAGGCCACCGAACGGGCCGTCGCGGCCGGGCTCGCCTGA
- a CDS encoding FAD/NAD(P)-dependent oxidoreductase produces the protein MTERRRLAVIGAGPAGLTAALAAAARGVLVTLVDSAPQAGGQFYRQTAPELGARRPQALHHQWRTWERLRDGLAAHIGAGRVTHLTGHHVWFVERQSGTSTADDTARGSFAVHALLGPEQEEPVTVHADAVLLATGGYEKVLPFPGWTLPGVVTAGGAQAMLKGGLVLPGRTAVVAGAGPLLLPVAVGLASAGAKVAALVESADPRNLARQARVLAAHPAKLAEGARYAAELARHRVRAQVRSTVVAAHGTGRLEAVTVASLDGDGRVRPGTGRRVPCDTLAVGHGMLPHTDLAEALGCRLDGVAVAVDDEQRTDVPGVWAAGEATGIGGAALASAEGRIAGLSIAARLDSRTPGRSSYASAAKARAGLREFFAAVDTVCAPPAHWTEQVTDDTVVCRCEEVPASAIREAVDELGAGDVRTVKLLTRAGMGWCQGRMCGPAVAGLARCPETPSRRPFARPVPLGVLAREPGEPS, from the coding sequence ATGACTGAACGACGCCGCCTCGCGGTGATCGGCGCCGGCCCCGCCGGACTCACGGCCGCCCTCGCCGCCGCGGCTCGCGGTGTGCTGGTGACCCTGGTCGACTCCGCCCCGCAGGCGGGCGGGCAGTTCTACCGCCAGACCGCTCCGGAGCTCGGGGCCCGTCGTCCGCAGGCCCTGCATCACCAGTGGCGTACCTGGGAACGGCTTCGGGACGGACTCGCGGCGCACATCGGCGCAGGACGTGTCACTCATCTGACGGGTCATCATGTGTGGTTCGTGGAGCGGCAGTCCGGCACCTCCACCGCCGATGACACCGCCCGAGGCTCCTTCGCCGTCCACGCTCTGCTCGGGCCCGAGCAGGAAGAGCCCGTCACCGTTCACGCGGACGCCGTGCTGCTCGCCACCGGTGGGTACGAGAAGGTGCTCCCGTTTCCCGGCTGGACCCTCCCCGGAGTGGTGACCGCGGGTGGGGCGCAGGCCATGCTCAAGGGCGGGCTCGTGCTGCCGGGGCGTACCGCCGTGGTGGCCGGGGCCGGGCCGTTGCTGCTGCCCGTGGCCGTCGGGCTCGCCTCGGCCGGGGCGAAGGTCGCGGCCCTCGTGGAGTCCGCCGACCCCCGGAACCTCGCTCGGCAGGCCCGGGTGCTCGCCGCCCATCCCGCGAAACTCGCCGAAGGCGCCCGGTACGCGGCCGAGTTGGCACGTCACCGAGTCAGGGCCCAGGTTCGCAGCACGGTCGTCGCCGCACACGGCACCGGGCGGCTCGAAGCCGTCACCGTCGCCTCCCTCGATGGTGACGGGCGGGTCCGGCCGGGAACCGGGCGGCGCGTCCCCTGCGACACCCTCGCCGTCGGCCACGGCATGCTCCCGCACACCGACCTCGCCGAAGCGCTCGGCTGCCGTCTCGACGGGGTCGCCGTCGCCGTGGACGACGAACAGCGCACCGACGTGCCCGGCGTCTGGGCCGCCGGCGAGGCCACGGGGATCGGCGGCGCGGCGCTCGCGTCGGCCGAGGGCCGGATCGCCGGACTGTCCATCGCGGCGCGGCTCGACTCCCGTACGCCCGGAAGGAGTTCGTACGCCTCGGCCGCCAAGGCGCGTGCCGGGCTGCGGGAGTTCTTCGCCGCCGTAGACACGGTCTGTGCTCCGCCCGCCCATTGGACCGAGCAGGTCACCGACGACACCGTCGTGTGCCGGTGCGAGGAGGTGCCCGCCTCCGCGATCCGGGAGGCTGTCGACGAGCTCGGGGCCGGGGACGTACGCACCGTGAAACTGCTGACCAGGGCCGGGATGGGCTGGTGCCAGGGACGGATGTGCGGGCCCGCCGTGGCGGGGCTCGCGCGCTGTCCGGAGACACCCTCCCGACGGCCGTTCGCCCGGCCGGTGCCCCTCGGGGTGCTGGCTCGCGAGCCCGGCGAACCCTCATGA
- a CDS encoding (2Fe-2S)-binding protein, with amino-acid sequence MTPRTPLDLVDARPGPAFTVTFDGREITVLPGQTIAAALWSAGVTSWRTTRGSGEPRGVFCGIGVCFDCLVSVNGRVNQRACLVRAEAGDVIRTQEGTGHHD; translated from the coding sequence ATGACGCCCCGCACTCCGCTCGACCTGGTCGACGCCCGGCCCGGGCCCGCCTTCACCGTCACCTTCGACGGCCGGGAGATCACCGTCCTGCCCGGTCAGACGATCGCCGCCGCGCTCTGGTCTGCGGGCGTCACGTCCTGGCGTACGACCCGGGGGAGCGGCGAGCCGCGCGGTGTCTTCTGTGGCATCGGGGTGTGCTTCGACTGTCTGGTGAGTGTCAACGGGCGGGTGAACCAACGGGCTTGTCTGGTCCGGGCCGAGGCCGGGGACGTGATCCGCACGCAGGAAGGGACCGGTCACCATGACTGA